The Chlamydiales bacterium sequence ATATAACTTCTTTAAAAGAAGCTTCTCTACCATGTGCAACAAGAAATATTTTATCTTCTTCATGATAGATTTTAAAAGAGTAAAACGAGCCAGGTAACAATCTCTTGCGACGCTCTTCTAAAAAATAATTAAAGAGTGAAACAAGAAATTTTTCTTGTAGGAGAAATTGTTTCTCTAAGGGAATCAGAGCGTAAAAAAATGTTTCTAAGAGTTCAAGATCACTACTCGTAATTCCAGGAAATTGATCTTTAAGCTGATGTAAAAGCTCCTGCTGCTTAATGAGGATCCCTCCATTGTAGTCACGAAACTCGCCAATGGCAGAGGTGACAAGAGAAACCACTTTTTGACGTGCAGAATAAAAATCTAAAGAACCATCAGATCTAAGCAAGCTCGCATCACGAGGAAGATGGATGCGAAAGATATGTGCCTCTACAGGATGGTTATCGATATGCTTCACTGTTAAAGCCTTTTCAGGCACAAATGAGGCATCAAAAAAGCGCTCTTTTAGAGAAAAGCGATGAAAGGGCATGATGTAGACCAGCATCACACGAAAGATAATCTCTTTACCCGTTTGCTGATCTAAAACGATATATACCTGAGGTAGATCTTGAATGGTTTGAATCTCTTGGCTTAACACAAGAACATTTTTATAGATCTCTTCTTCATTGGATCTCATAAATATACTTGGAGAAAGCTTTTGGATGCTCTTTCTGATTTTTTCTTCCAAGCTGTTTTTCAAGATTTGCTGTTCAGCAAGAGAAAAAGGAAGCCCCTCTTTTTTCTCAATCTCAAGATAAAACATCTTTAGATTTTTATGCTGAGAAGTATGACAATAAGAGCTCTCCCTTACTATCCTCAGTTGAGGAAGGCTTTTTTGGAGGGCAAGAAGAACGTTCTCCTCGTCAAAAAGCTCATATCGATCCATGATATTAAAGCCAACAACACAGCCAAGAACAGGTCTTGTAAAAAACGGGAATGTCAAGTAAGTAGGAATCCATCTGATTTCAAGATGCCTTGCATGCGGCGCAAACGTCGCTGTACGTAGCAGTTTTTTCTGCATGAGGTGTATTGACAAAACCAAGCGAAAAAGATGCGTTGCATTCCGGTGATCTAAGTACTTTTTCGTAGCAACCAGATAAAAAAGAAAAAGATCATTAAAGATAGAGTTCTCTACCTGCTGTGGAAAACGCGCTAACCACCTTTGCAATTTTCTATAAACAGGATTGAACGAAGGGTGAAAGGAAACGGGCAAACCACCTGGATTCATCTCTGGATTCTGTTCAAACTCTGCTTGAAGAACTATCATAACTCTCACACATAATTAAAAACTTTACACGAACTTTAATAATTCCTTGCAAAATATGCAAGCAAAAAAAACATTTGTTTATCGAATTTTAACAAAATCGCGCTTAAAATCGTCTGAGGACACTCTGCTTTAATTTTTATTTCCAATCTGAGCCTCTTAAGACAAACATACTTATTTCTATTTTTATTCACTTTTAGGAAAATCAGTGTGCCAAAAGCACACATATTTGAAAAGTAAAAACTTTACTAAAAAGCGCGCTACACTTATTTTTTTCAGCATAAAACTTTAGGTTAACAATAAAACAAGCCCTGATATAGCCATAAATAGGGATAACATAATTTTTGCAAATTGATCTCCCTTTTTAATGGCTATGTGAGATCCAATATGCGTGCCGATACTCGCACCAATAAGCCCTGAAATACCATGAGACCATACAACCAAGCCCTGGAGACTTAAAAGAACAAACAAAATCACTGATTGTACAGACTGAGCAATGCGCTTCGTAGCATTCGCTTCAAGGGTAGAAAGGCCAAAAAGAAGCATGAGAATAATCACAAGAATAATGCCAAGTCCTGTTCCAAAAAGCGTTTGCATAAAAGTAAAAAATGTATAAGCAATAAAACCTGTAATAAACCAGAGCCGAGAACGCTCTCCTGGTTGAAAAGATGCTTTACTGATAAATAAAGAAGGGATTAACAAGATTAAAATAATACCAATTATCTTTTGAAAAAACGAAGCATCGATTTGAGGAATAAGCCATGCTGAGGCCAAAGCGCAAATAAGTGTAATACTCATGAAGGGTATAGCAAGCTTTTTATTAATAAACCCCTTTCCCTTAAATGCACTAAGAGCCCCAAAAGAATTACCGACCCCACTTAATTTATTAGTAGCAAGAGCTTCTGCTGGCAAAAGTCCAATAAAAATATAATAGGGCATGGTAATAAAACCACCTCCACCACCACTAAGCCCACTTAAAATACCTGCTAGTAATGTAACAATAAATGTAAGAAAAACTAAAAAAATGTCCATAAAGGCAGTATAGCAGCGATACTAATTAACTATAATACAAACAAATTCTTTAGCGCATGCTTTGCAAATGGTGTGAGCTCATCTTGCTTGATTTGCTTAAGCGTAACCCAGCGCACCTCATCTTCAGGTACTAAGTCAGGCATTATACGTGATTCTAAAATTTTGTAAATAATACCAATGTGATGAAATAGGTATCTATTTTCACAACTACCATAGTCACCAACAAACGTTGCAATATTCACAAGCTTACATTGGACTACTTGCATAGCAGCTTCTTCTAACAATTCC is a genomic window containing:
- a CDS encoding sulfite exporter TauE/SafE family protein; its protein translation is MDIFLVFLTFIVTLLAGILSGLSGGGGGFITMPYYIFIGLLPAEALATNKLSGVGNSFGALSAFKGKGFINKKLAIPFMSITLICALASAWLIPQIDASFFQKIIGIILILLIPSLFISKASFQPGERSRLWFITGFIAYTFFTFMQTLFGTGLGIILVIILMLLFGLSTLEANATKRIAQSVQSVILFVLLSLQGLVVWSHGISGLIGASIGTHIGSHIAIKKGDQFAKIMLSLFMAISGLVLLLT
- a CDS encoding NUDIX domain-containing protein is translated as MSSKIKQVTRYGSYGVLLQDSKILLTLKKSGPYKGLWDLPGGGIEFRETPEDTLKRELLEEAAMQVVQCKLVNIATFVGDYGSCENRYLFHHIGIIYKILESRIMPDLVPEDEVRWVTLKQIKQDELTPFAKHALKNLFVL